A single Myxocyprinus asiaticus isolate MX2 ecotype Aquarium Trade chromosome 50, UBuf_Myxa_2, whole genome shotgun sequence DNA region contains:
- the LOC127439001 gene encoding transforming protein RhoA-like isoform X2, which produces MAAISKKLVIVGDGACGKTSLLKVFSKDQFPEVYVPTIFENYVANIEVDGKQVELALWDTAGREDYDRLRPLSYPDTDVILMCFSIDSPDSLENIPEKKTPEVKHFCPNIPIILVGNKKDLRNDEHTRRELFKMKSP; this is translated from the exons aTGGCTGCCATCAGTAAGAAGCTGGTGATTGTGGGCGACGGCGCGTGTGGGAAAACGAGTCTGCTCAAAGTCTTCAGTAAAGATCAGTTTCCGGAGGTTTACGTGCCCACCATATTTGAAAACTACGTGGCCAACATTGAAGTGGACGGGAAACAG gttgaGTTGGCATTGTGGGATACGGCAGGTCGGGAGGATTACGATCGCTTGCGGCCACTCTCTTATCCTGATACTGACGTCATTCTCATGTGTTTCTCCATCGACAGTCCCGACAGTCTCG AGAAcattcctgagaaaaagaccccagaaGTGAAACATTTCTGTCCAAACATTCCCATAATCCTGGTGGGCAACAAGAAGGACCTGCGGAATGATGAACACACTCGCCGTGAACTCTTCAAGATGAA